A genome region from Procambarus clarkii isolate CNS0578487 chromosome 78, FALCON_Pclarkii_2.0, whole genome shotgun sequence includes the following:
- the LOC138357524 gene encoding filaggrin-2-like, which translates to MDVGDPREPDSRSRTTGTLSRASNGITHHTGGTHAAHTHAVHTHAAHTHAVHTLATHIHATHTHAAHTHAAHTHAVHTHAAHTHAVHTLATHTHAVHTHATHTHAAHTHAAHTHAVHTLATHIHATHTHAAHTHAAHTHAAHTHAAHTHAVHTLATHIHAAHTHAAHTHAAHTHAVHTHAVHTLVTHIHAAHTHAVHTHATHTHAAHTHAVHTLATHIHATHTHAAHTHAAHTHAAHTHAAHTHAVHTLATHIHAAHTHAAHTHATHTHAVHTHAAHTHAVHTLATHIHATHTHAAHTHAAHTHAAHTHAVHTLATHIHAAHTHAAHTHATHTHAVHTHAAHTHAAHTHAVHTLATHIHAAHTHATHTHAVHTHAAHTHAAHTHAAHTHATHTHATHTHAVQTHAVHTHAAHTHAVHTLATHIHAAHTHATHTHAVHTHAAHTHAAHTHAAHTHATHTHAVHTHAVHTHATHTHAVHTHATHTHAVHTHAAHTHAAHTYAAHTLSHPRFTQAHPSTPFGEAHTKGKV; encoded by the coding sequence AGCCAGTAATGGCATAACTCACCACACTGGCGGCACCCACGCCGCCCACACCCACGCCGTCCACACCCACGCCGCCCACACCCACGCCGTCCATACCCTCGCTACCCACATCCACGCCACCCACACCCACGCCGCCCACACCCACGCCGCCCACACCCACGCCGTCCACACCCACGCCGCCCACACCCACGCCGTCCATACCCTCGCTACCCACACCCACGCCGTCCACACCCACGCCACCCACACCCACGCCGCCCACACCCACGCCGCCCACACCCACGCCGTCCATACCCTCGCTACCCACATCCACGCCACCCACACCCACGCCGCCCACACCCACGCCGCCCACACCCACGCCGCCCACACCCACGCCGCCCACACCCACGCCGTCCACACCCTCGCTACCCACATCCACGCCGCCCACACCCACGCCGCCCACACCCACGCCGCCCACACCCACGCCGTCCACACCCACGCCGTCCATACCCTCGTTACCCACATCCACGCCGCCCACACCCACGCCGTCCACACCCACGCCACCCACACCCACGCCGCCCACACCCACGCCGTCCATACCCTCGCTACCCACATCCACGCCACCCACACCCACGCCGCCCACACCCACGCCGCCCACACCCACGCCGCCCACACCCACGCCGCCCACACCCACGCCGTCCATACCCTCGCTACCCACATCCACGCCGCCCACACCCACGCCGCCCACACCCACGCCACCCACACCCACGCCGTCCACACCCACGCCGCCCACACCCACGCCGTCCATACCCTCGCTACCCACATCCACGCCACCCACACCCACGCCGCCCACACCCACGCCGCCCACACCCACGCCGCCCACACCCACGCCGTCCATACCCTCGCTACCCACATCCACGCCGCCCACACCCACGCTGCCCACACCCACGCCACCCACACCCACGCCGTCCACACCCACGCCGCCCACACCCACGCCGCCCACACCCACGCCGTCCATACCCTCGCTACCCACATCCACGCCGCCCACACCCACGCCACCCACACCCACGCCGTCCACACCCACGCCGCCCACACCCACGCCGCCCACACCCACGCCGCCCACACCCACGCCACCCACACCCACGCCACCCACACCCACGCCGTCCAAACCCACGCCGTCCACACCCACGCCGCCCACACCCACGCCGTCCATACCCTCGCTACCCACATCCACGCCGCCCACACCCACGCCACCCACACCCACGCCGTCCACACCCACGCCGCCCACACCCACGCCGCCCACACCCACGCCGCCCACACCCACGCCACCCACACCCACGCCGTCCACACCCACGCCGTCCACACCCACGCCACCCACACCCACGCCGTCCACACCCACGCCACCCACACCCACGCCGTCCACACCCACGCCGCCCACACCCACGCCGCCCACACCTACGCCGCCCACACCTTATCTCACCCTCGATTCACCCAAGCCCATCCCAGTACACCTTTTGGAGAGGCACACACGAAGGGAAAAGTTTAG